The proteins below are encoded in one region of Microvirga ossetica:
- a CDS encoding calcium-binding protein, which translates to MNVDVVPAGGENTAPDTTATTASTNEGTAVAILLSGADTDGTVASFAITTAPSGGELFLDQAGTQPVNPANIPAGAGNSATVWFLPGPTFNGTATLAYASVDNDGSQDQSPATVSIEVTPVDDDAPLITSNGGGNTAAVTLNENSLVVTTITVTDPDEPDTAAPSIASIGVLAVQVTYSLEGPDAALFSISDSGELAFLAAPDFENPTDAGQDNVYEVTVRVTDRTGRTDTQDIAVTISNQPGTSLTGDPSGVPTMDTLTGTGEEDNISGLLMGDTLSGLGGNDFIAGGNGFDLLDGGDGNDVLIGGAGFDTLLGGAGNDELSGGDGEDRLEGGDGDDQMLGGNGVDTFIGGRGEDEMVGGAGQDWLDYGAEELIPRLAGETAQGVSVNQLAIDDGTDSLPHDCAVDTFGNTDHIAEIRNINGTSLNDWIRGGGQANTLLGNAGDDILRGRGENDTLDGGAGNDTAEYRGNLSDYLITQNVDGSLTIQDLRPGDNLTTDGTDTVRNMERFQFADGTRSLDDILSPKADGFDFTVSVVDPNGLAATQQDAIISNMSAAVEHWSRYISGDGTIDIEIVITEEAGTASAASVTNTQIGDFNGNVLVRDSVPHELITGVDLNGAEADARVSLPVNYLLNELWLDPTPTDSTEPVPTDKTDALSVFMHEFGHALGMTGFGEANGTLNRGIASVYDSLITFQGGNPFFNGPTTVEVFGRPLPLSNPLQGDLNNYAHYGHETSDGLDDNLMEGNTFYMRGFRYDIKQVDLAIMKDMGLNVGDAWLIA; encoded by the coding sequence GTGAACGTGGACGTGGTTCCGGCCGGGGGCGAGAACACCGCGCCGGATACGACCGCGACGACAGCCTCGACCAATGAAGGTACGGCTGTTGCCATCCTCCTGTCCGGCGCCGACACCGACGGGACGGTAGCCTCCTTTGCGATCACCACGGCCCCGAGCGGCGGAGAACTGTTCCTTGATCAGGCCGGAACCCAGCCCGTGAACCCGGCCAACATCCCGGCAGGCGCAGGCAACTCGGCGACGGTCTGGTTCCTTCCCGGTCCCACCTTCAACGGGACGGCGACGCTCGCGTATGCATCCGTGGACAACGACGGGTCACAGGACCAGTCGCCGGCGACCGTCTCCATAGAGGTCACGCCCGTGGACGACGACGCGCCGCTTATCACGTCGAACGGCGGCGGGAATACGGCGGCCGTCACCTTGAACGAGAACAGCCTCGTGGTGACCACGATCACCGTCACCGACCCGGACGAACCGGACACCGCCGCGCCGTCCATCGCATCGATCGGGGTGTTGGCCGTACAGGTCACGTACTCGCTCGAAGGCCCCGACGCGGCCCTGTTCTCCATCTCAGACAGCGGCGAACTTGCGTTCCTCGCCGCGCCCGACTTCGAGAACCCGACTGATGCTGGCCAGGACAACGTCTACGAGGTCACGGTCAGGGTCACCGACCGCACCGGAAGGACGGACACGCAGGACATCGCGGTCACGATCTCGAACCAGCCCGGCACGTCCCTAACCGGAGATCCCAGCGGCGTTCCGACCATGGACACACTCACCGGGACGGGCGAGGAGGACAACATCAGCGGCCTGTTGATGGGCGACACGCTCAGCGGCCTGGGCGGAAATGACTTCATCGCTGGCGGTAACGGTTTCGACCTGCTCGACGGCGGCGACGGCAACGACGTCCTGATCGGTGGTGCGGGCTTCGATACTCTCCTTGGCGGCGCGGGCAACGACGAGCTCAGCGGCGGCGACGGCGAGGACAGGCTCGAGGGCGGGGACGGCGACGACCAGATGCTCGGAGGCAACGGCGTCGACACCTTCATCGGCGGGCGGGGCGAGGACGAGATGGTGGGTGGAGCGGGCCAGGACTGGCTCGACTACGGTGCCGAGGAGTTGATCCCGCGGTTGGCCGGCGAGACCGCACAGGGCGTCAGCGTCAATCAATTGGCGATCGACGACGGCACCGATTCGCTCCCCCATGACTGCGCCGTCGATACCTTCGGCAACACCGATCACATTGCCGAAATCCGCAATATCAACGGCACCTCATTGAACGATTGGATCCGGGGCGGCGGGCAGGCCAACACCCTTCTAGGCAATGCCGGCGACGACATCCTGAGGGGACGAGGCGAGAACGACACCCTGGACGGCGGGGCAGGGAACGACACCGCTGAGTATCGGGGCAACCTTTCCGACTACCTAATCACGCAGAATGTCGACGGTTCCCTGACCATTCAGGACCTGCGACCGGGTGACAACCTGACGACCGACGGCACCGACACGGTTCGCAACATGGAGAGGTTCCAGTTCGCGGACGGCACCCGCAGCCTCGACGACATCCTGTCTCCCAAGGCTGACGGCTTCGATTTCACCGTGAGCGTCGTCGACCCGAACGGACTTGCGGCCACCCAGCAAGACGCGATCATCAGCAACATGAGCGCGGCGGTCGAGCATTGGTCCCGATATATCTCCGGCGACGGAACCATCGACATCGAGATCGTCATCACGGAGGAGGCTGGCACCGCATCGGCGGCAAGCGTGACGAACACCCAGATCGGCGACTTCAACGGCAATGTCCTTGTCAGGGACAGCGTTCCACACGAACTCATCACCGGAGTCGACCTCAACGGAGCAGAAGCCGATGCCCGCGTCTCGCTTCCCGTAAACTACCTGCTCAATGAACTCTGGCTCGATCCGACTCCGACCGACAGCACCGAACCGGTGCCCACCGACAAGACGGATGCCTTGAGCGTGTTCATGCATGAATTCGGCCATGCACTGGGCATGACCGGGTTCGGGGAGGCGAACGGCACGTTGAACAGGGGGATCGCATCCGTCTACGACAGCCTCATCACCTTCCAAGGCGGCAACCCATTCTTCAACGGGCCGACTACGGTCGAGGTCTTCGGCAGGCCGCTGCCGCTCTCAAACCCTCTACAGGGAGACCTGAACAACTACGCCCATTACGGGCACGAGACCTCGGACGGGCTCGACGACAACCTGATGGAGGGAAACACGTTCTACATGCGGGGCTTCCGCTACGACATCAAGCAGGTCGACCTAGCCATCATGAAGGACATGGGACTCAACGTCGGGGATGCGTGGCTGATTGCCTAG